A single window of Fusobacterium perfoetens DNA harbors:
- a CDS encoding tetratricopeptide repeat protein: protein MRKNATKILIFSLFISSLAYGGMKEDIIFLNELYGQGRYEMAIQESKKFLNIYPKSKYNKDLCKRIGIISYLNGNYEESKTYFNKYMTEYKIKKSEKNEAYSYLYRIALLENDKTKSGYYKNIIRLDEEVNEMTDYESGIILLNNGRNEEALAHFNEAISLQGANLENSYLYKSLVLLNLGRHQEALNSVNVYNNMNIKNKDLPLITYLYGVLNYRLNNINKAIEYLESGLKNFPNDSYSLKGKLVLIEIYLNRSEATKALRLYSTLTDKADIVKASKVFGSFFITKGEYTRAIDFFDKIPTKDQGTQYAYAYAYFKENNFDRAIKEFKKIDSPKYKTDAQYYEILSYYNLKNYAEVLKYEPTLNDYLMDSKKYNDVRVVFANSAYELEEYQKSYDYYCEVYKDYPELENLYRKMVVGRKLDDDKLMESILAEYKEKYPEDKTYKKDIYTLLGEFYYKNKNMAKAENTYKEFLATENEVGMTNKLVDLLVNEKKYTEVLEYLNTLEPTDDNEYLKGIAYMGIGNYPKANEFFGELNKKEGIDPKLDEKVRYSTIKNNFLWEKYQTVLTDGRAYISNKEAYRIDDIIDIIGISYYRMENFKRAREYFTILQKYRGRYSYAKYQIADTYFAEKDYVKALELFQEIGNDKKYQKDYREGANYWKLQCYLSLNQVDKFLGESEIFAKTYPKSTYMKNLMIIRGKVLVEKGDMSKALEEYKNLYAKMTSKDEKDSTLEKIIDITLLSNDKKEAKVWIDKLNDTYKKAYYSSVYYRSQEMFDEARKSEKVLLKSKDYKDYALKNLADDEYSSQKYKEALKYYQDIDKLDISSYKDYALYMIGNIYTKEGKLGEAEVTLTKVFVLYPQSDYVIPAQIKLAEVYEMNKDYKKAVSAYEEIDRNPKASEYHEFILEKLLYISLQQENKENVVKYYDELSKINKLSADKYKDIVDKIKVLENEVEVEGESSEIEKAEMSVKEDIQSNEIKSEVKEVPVETKEVTETKK from the coding sequence GTGAGAAAAAATGCTACAAAGATATTAATATTTTCTTTATTTATTAGCAGTTTAGCTTATGGTGGAATGAAAGAAGACATAATTTTTCTTAATGAGTTATATGGTCAAGGAAGATATGAGATGGCTATTCAAGAATCAAAAAAATTCTTAAATATCTATCCAAAATCAAAATATAACAAAGATTTATGTAAAAGAATTGGGATTATAAGCTATCTAAATGGAAACTATGAAGAGTCAAAAACTTATTTTAATAAATATATGACAGAGTATAAGATAAAAAAATCTGAAAAAAATGAGGCTTATTCATATCTTTACAGAATCGCTCTTTTAGAAAATGATAAAACAAAATCAGGTTATTATAAAAATATAATAAGATTAGACGAAGAAGTAAACGAGATGACAGACTACGAAAGTGGAATTATTCTTCTAAATAATGGAAGAAATGAAGAGGCACTAGCTCATTTTAACGAGGCAATTTCTTTACAAGGAGCAAACTTAGAAAATTCTTATCTTTATAAATCTTTGGTTCTTTTAAACCTTGGAAGACATCAAGAAGCTTTAAACTCTGTAAACGTATATAATAATATGAATATTAAAAATAAAGATTTACCACTTATAACATATCTTTATGGAGTTTTAAACTATAGACTAAACAATATAAATAAAGCTATTGAATATTTAGAATCAGGTTTAAAAAACTTTCCAAATGATTCTTATAGTCTAAAGGGAAAATTAGTTTTAATAGAGATATACTTAAATAGAAGTGAGGCAACAAAAGCTCTAAGACTTTATTCAACTCTTACAGATAAAGCTGATATAGTAAAAGCCTCAAAAGTTTTTGGAAGTTTCTTTATAACTAAGGGAGAATATACAAGAGCTATTGACTTCTTTGATAAGATACCAACTAAAGACCAAGGAACTCAATATGCTTATGCCTATGCTTATTTTAAAGAAAATAACTTCGATAGAGCAATCAAGGAATTTAAAAAGATTGACTCTCCAAAATATAAAACAGATGCACAATATTATGAGATTTTATCATATTACAATCTTAAAAATTATGCTGAGGTTTTAAAATATGAGCCAACTCTTAACGACTATCTAATGGACAGTAAAAAATATAATGATGTTAGAGTTGTATTTGCAAACTCAGCTTATGAGCTAGAAGAATATCAAAAATCTTATGATTATTACTGCGAAGTTTATAAAGATTACCCAGAGCTTGAAAATCTTTATAGAAAAATGGTAGTTGGAAGAAAATTAGATGATGATAAATTAATGGAAAGTATCTTGGCAGAGTATAAGGAAAAATATCCAGAGGATAAAACTTATAAAAAAGATATCTATACTCTTTTAGGAGAGTTCTATTATAAAAATAAAAATATGGCAAAGGCTGAAAATACTTATAAAGAGTTTTTAGCCACAGAAAATGAAGTTGGAATGACTAACAAACTGGTAGATCTTTTAGTAAATGAGAAAAAATATACTGAGGTTTTAGAATATCTAAATACTTTAGAGCCAACAGATGACAATGAGTACCTAAAAGGTATTGCTTATATGGGAATAGGAAACTATCCAAAAGCTAATGAGTTTTTTGGGGAACTTAATAAAAAAGAGGGAATAGACCCTAAATTAGATGAAAAAGTAAGATATTCAACAATAAAAAATAATTTCTTATGGGAAAAATATCAAACAGTTTTAACTGATGGTAGAGCTTATATTTCAAATAAAGAGGCTTATAGAATAGATGATATTATAGATATTATTGGTATCTCTTATTATAGAATGGAAAACTTCAAAAGAGCTAGAGAATATTTTACAATCTTACAAAAATATAGAGGAAGATATTCTTATGCTAAGTATCAAATAGCTGATACATATTTTGCTGAGAAAGATTATGTAAAAGCTCTAGAGTTATTCCAAGAAATTGGAAATGATAAAAAATATCAAAAAGATTATAGAGAGGGAGCAAACTATTGGAAACTTCAATGCTATTTATCTCTAAATCAAGTTGATAAATTCTTGGGAGAGAGTGAGATTTTTGCTAAGACTTATCCAAAATCAACATATATGAAAAATCTTATGATAATAAGAGGAAAGGTATTAGTTGAAAAAGGAGATATGTCTAAAGCTTTGGAAGAATATAAAAATCTATATGCTAAGATGACTAGCAAAGATGAAAAAGATTCTACATTAGAGAAAATAATTGATATTACTCTTCTATCAAATGATAAGAAAGAGGCAAAAGTTTGGATAGATAAACTAAACGATACTTATAAAAAAGCTTATTACAGTTCAGTTTATTATAGAAGTCAAGAGATGTTTGACGAGGCTAGAAAGTCAGAAAAAGTTCTTCTTAAATCAAAAGATTATAAAGATTATGCTTTAAAAAATCTAGCTGATGACGAATATTCAAGTCAAAAATATAAAGAGGCTTTAAAATATTATCAAGATATAGACAAATTAGATATAAGTTCTTATAAAGACTATGCTCTATATATGATTGGAAATATATATACTAAAGAAGGAAAACTTGGTGAGGCTGAAGTAACTCTTACAAAAGTATTTGTACTTTATCCACAAAGTGATTATGTAATACCAGCTCAAATAAAATTAGCTGAAGTTTATGAAATGAATAAAGATTATAAAAAAGCTGTATCTGCTTATGAAGAGATAGACAGAAATCCAAAAGCTAGTGAGTATCACGAATTTATTTTAGAAAAACTATTATATATAAGTTTACAACAAGAAAATAAAGAAAATGTTGTAAAATATTATGATGAGTTAAGTAAGATAAATAAATTGTCAGCTGATAAATACAAAGATATAGTTGATAAAATCAAAGTTTTAGAAAATGAAGTTGAAGTAGAAGGAGAATCTTCTGAAATCGAGAAAGCTGAGATGTCAGTAAAAGAGGATATACAATCTAATGAGATAAAATCAGAAGTAAAAGAAGTACCAGTTGAAACTAAAGAAGTAACTGAAACAAAAAAATAA